One candidate division KSB1 bacterium DNA segment encodes these proteins:
- a CDS encoding transposase, with product FMRTLKYEEVYLTEYANEREALAAIRRFIDQVYNQERLHSRLGDVPPVEFETQYYQPALTP from the coding sequence CTTTATGAGAACCCTGAAATACGAAGAAGTCTATCTAACCGAGTACGCGAACGAGCGAGAGGCTTTAGCCGCAATCCGGCGCTTCATCGATCAAGTCTACAATCAGGAACGGCTGCACTCCCGCTTAGGCGATGTGCCGCCGGTCGAGTTCGAAACCCAATATTATCAACCCGCCCTCACCCCATAA